Within the Osmerus mordax isolate fOsmMor3 chromosome 6, fOsmMor3.pri, whole genome shotgun sequence genome, the region TAATCTTCACTATGTTGAAATTGGCCCCTCAGTGTTTTCAAATTCCTTTCCACATCCataaaaacaattcaaacaccACTACCACATCCAGTACACATGGCCTTGGGGCATAGTTCTTGTTTTTCAAATGGAGGTTAAATATAGCTCAATAGCACCCATCTCCTGGTCACAACAACTGCATTCAAGGGTGATAATGGCTTGGATGAGAGTTCACATGGAAGAAAGTGGAGAGTGAATCTTTAGCCACCTTCTTGGTGGTGTAAGTAACTTTTTGGCAAACAAGATGCCACTTCAGAGTTCTCAATAATGTAGGAGATAGGGTAAACTACAGCACTCAAAATGCAGCTGTCCAAGCGTTCCTCGCTGCCTATCTAAAGCACTGATGTACAGTCTTTGGAGAAAAGAGATGCTGGCAATGAGCATGTGTGTAGAGAGACAcaaggagataaagagaaagcaaaaaggagAGAGGCTGTTCTTTATTCTACCCAAGCATGGGAACAAAGGAATTCATTCTTCCTAACAGCCATCTATCTCCAGCAACACAAGGAATATTATTGCCATGACATGTAATTTATAAACACGACTGTATCAGTCCTATAGTTGTTTATAAAAATATTACCCAGCTTGGCTAACTTGTTAACTCATTTGACTCATAAATCAGACAAAATGTCATCCATTCGGGATTGGCATCCCGTAAACAGTTGGACAACATGATAATTAACCCTTTGCCGAACATTTTTGCTGAGCCACAACTGCCCTTTTTTGGTATCAAACTAGAACTTCCAAACTACCAACCCGACAGACAACCCCAAACTGTAAACTTCACATCTTCTGCTTGGTAAGTTTCAGGTTTCATGAGCAGCTGCTAGCCACTTGCACTAGTCCTCCTAGGCAACTAGCCTAGCAAGCTAACAACACACAATCATTGAGTCATATGGACAGATACATACATAAGTGTATTTAGGAGTCAGCTGTTTTCCCTCCTTCACCCTTCTAGAAAACATTTCTTTATTTCTGGGCGAAATTGAACTGGAAGTCACATTTCAGATTCTTGTGGTAATTCCAATATCTCCTCGATGGAGGGTCAAGTACAGACGGCTCACAAATCTAGTTGGCTACTAGTAGCTTGCTAActaaaatagatttttttttctgggTTTAAATATGATTTGTTTGACATTTTGGAGAGCCAATGAGAACGCATGGCAAGAGCACGACAAGATCTTCATTTGGCGACACAAAGAAGGCGTTCACTTCGAAAGACAGTTTTAAAGGAACAGTAACATAATTTGCTCCTTTCTaaactacagtacacacaaattATTGCAAAGCCTAAACTGTCACTCATTTTATCAACAAATGATGCCTATAAAATATATTCTTTGTTATATCAATATTGTATACATACACCATAGGCTAACAGCCTTCACTAACACTGAAAAAGTAGTCTGCAACAGATTGGCAACAAAAGCCATTCCAAGTTTTGTTTAACAGGAATAAACTCAGGTTTACCCCTGTGTCAAAGTAAAAGCAGGTGACTATTTACTTATTCAAATCACCGGAGCATGTGGCTTCTACTGGGCTAAACAAATCAGTCCACTTTGTTACCCACATCATtcatttacattaacatttaaatCCAAGCGACAGCCATAAATTCAGTATTTTCTATTTGCAATGGATTTCTCTCAGTTTACTTCTAGCAGGGCTGCCAACAACCAGATGACTCAGAAGACTAACAGGTGCCTTAATCCACTTTGTACAATTAGTAGTTTATAAGCATGTGGGAGATGTAATTTGTGTTTCTTCAACATGATTATCTATTGGAccatctgtatgtatgtatgtaagtgtatttttgtatgcgttaaggtgtgtgtatgtgtgagtgtggatgCATTAATTCCAGAAAATCTTTGAGCAATCAAAGATGTCATAAAGCTACTAACAAGAAACAGAAAAGACCCATATTGAGTGGGTGGAATGCCGCTTTAAGTGCAAAAATAATAGTCATGTGAGTTTCGGAAGAATAAAAAACAGGTTTTTCTCCCTCTCAGCAATTATCACTAAGAGCAACAGAAATAGGTGGAGTTCTTTGTCAGTACCAGACATCCAGCAACAGCAACACTCTCTGTTTGTGACCCAACACACATGACCATACACTGTCTACATATGCATGCGACAGAGCACACACTGATGACTGACTGAGAAAGAACGACTACACaatcatgcaaaacactgtgagCATAGCTTGGGTGAAAATAACACATTTCCAAACCAAGGAAATATTAAtttcacacacattacacaataACCATAAATGCAACACAGATCACATTCAACTTTGCCCAATtgatcaaaacaatgttatggtAGATGAACAGTGAAATACTTTGATCATATCATAAAAAATCCACAATAATCCGAATGGGAGGAAACTGTCAAATAAACACATTACAATAGACAGAGACATACTAAATAATCATatcaaatgatagaaaatcactcaACGGTTCAAAGCTGGGCATGAGCATAACCCATGAACTAATACTACAGAACATCCAGCCAATAAAAAACAAAGAGCACACCACCATGAACACATAAGACTAGTTACTACCTCAGTTCAATAGCCCTTACCTCCCACTCTTTAACATTGAAGTCGGTGATGGAttcttcttctcttgtctcACAGTCTTCGTTCTTCTTCACGACCATGAAGCCtggctccccccctgctcctcccataCCCTCCCCATACATGTCTGGACTCCACTGGATGAAGAACACATACAGGTGGTCTGACCTGGGGGGAGAAGACACaaaagaaagacacacacactcacacacacacacacacacacacacccacacacacacacacacatgagaatgcatgtgaacacacacaaattactTAAGACAAACATGACTGGAGTTTCTTCATTTGGATAGGATGCATCAGAATAGACCTTTTAATCAGAAAAGATTTTCAAAATGCTGAGTGGGACACAATCATGAGAGCCGCCATCTTTAGCCAGGCATGAACGTCTGTGCTGACTGCCTGTATTGTGGAATCTCTGTCTCTGCACTCTTTCTTTTGTCAGGACACTTTACACAGATCTTCCAGGTCGCTTCTCATCTGGGTCAGGCCACCGCCACATTCTGCCTGAGTCTGTAGAAATGACTACTGGCGTGAAAAAGCTGCAGTGCTCCAACTGAAAATCACACTGAGGAgttgtggtggtgggtggcatgtgtgtgtgtgtaactgtaggCCAAGcaccagccagcctgtcagctTGAAATGAGATTAgctaacttgagtgaaaaaagcAGTTTGCTGTTGTGTGTGAAGAATTTCTCTGATGATAGGAGTACAACACAAGGCCACGGACAGCTGAGAGATGAAAACACTTTGAGTGGAGTGggttggagagggagaaaatatCTGACCTCATCcccggttctctctctctcgttctctctcttcctctctctctgtcccttttctttccctcctcacGGCAAAAGACATCAAAGGACATCTCTATGCTGGAGCCAAAAATGATGACGAGGACTcaacaaaatgtatttaaaagctGCCTCTGACAAAACAGCTTTTCAGAATTCACTTATCGTATTAAACTGTTGCCACAATTGGGATTAATTTACAAGGAAAACACATTTCACAGTTTGGTTGGTACTGTAATGCATGTTTCCTGGTGCTGGCTTCACATTGTGAGGCCAAAATGATAATGTAATTATTAACGCTGCTGACTGAGCAAGCCTTTATCCAAGCTGACCTGAAATCCAAAGATGAAGAATCAGAGACCCACTAAAACTCCATTACATACCCAAGTCAATAAGAGACCAACCCAGAAGAACATGCACCTATTCACTTCAGTAGGTATGAAGGGATGAACCATGGAGATTAAATAGAATGacaaggtgtgtatgtgtgtgattgggAAGGTATAAAACTGCATGTGCCAGGACTTTAACCACATTTGCCTTGgcgtatgtgatgtgtgtgcatgtgtgtagagtgtgtgtattgtttgtgCATGGTAACGCCGATCTCACCTTTCCTGTGGCACTGCAAACCAGTACTCGTGCTTTTTGTCCCTCTGTGCATACTGTTGCATGGAGGCACTGGCGTTGGACAGGAACGTCTTCTTCATGGGTTTGCCAACTCGCAGACATAGGAACTTGTGGGTCCGGTGCCTCCGCCTCCCTACAGATACTGGTGGACACAGGACaggatataaaatataaatattccAAAAAAAGATATACAAACTTTGTTGTGTTTTATGACAGGGTTTTCCCCCTGTTGTCCTGTTAGCGCCAACTCAAATGCCAATTCCCATGCCAGATAAACAGCAGAGGACACAAGACAAAGAGCCCAGAACCACAGAGTACAGTGACAGAGATACAGTTCAGATTATGCCCTTGCTCCCATACCAAGACTCCCATCAGGACAGCAGCTCTGCTGGAGCCTTCAGAACACACGAGTGTGACACAAGCTCCCACAGCCGCCAGCACACAGGACCAAGAAAACAGAAATCTACACGGATGTCACATCTCAGTGGGACCAATTCCATTTCTAAACCCATTAATTGACAGTGTGTAATTCGCCTTGTTTTTGAAGTCGCTCTCTCGCTGGCACCGGCCATGGTAATGTGTCGAGAAGAAAAGGGCCACCATGCTGTGTTGCCCGTGAATAAGTGCTGCCATTCTACTGGCTCTCTGTGGGATGATAATtaccggagagagagggaaaacctCATTCCCATTGTGGCCAGTTGATGGATGGTAATAGGggcacagctgtgtgtgagtcCGCAGCCCGTATGTGGAGGCAGGATGACAGCAGGGCACTCACACACTTGCTTAAGGACCCTGACAACAGGGAAACCTATCTGACAGGGCTGAAATTGGAGTCTAGCGACGGGATCCAGTGTTTACTCGAAAACACATAAACCTGAACCTGAAAAGAGCAGTGTTGTCTGGATGAAAAGACGCGTTTGAatgctaactgtgtgtgtgtgtgtgtgggggggggaggggggtgttgatGTTAGTCTAATCGGTGCTGTGTTGTCCCTCCCCCGACCCTCAAACGTTTGCTAGGTCTGTTTGCGTCGTCGGTGTGTCTGATAGTTTCCGAGCTTATCGCCGTGTGGAGTGCATGCGGCCGAGACCGACAGAGCCCTAGATCAAAGCTGGGTGTAAAGCCCCATAAAGCCTTGCTCAGGCACGCGCTCCCGGCAGGTGATAACGACTCACAGATTTCAGacttttcctttctcctctctcattccAATTATTGCTCGCTTGGCGCAGAGTTGCGGCGGAAAGGTTATCGGGAGCGAACAGCGAGCCAGGGCTCTGAGGAGCGGAGAGGGCAAAACTTTTCTGTGATacatgggcgtgtgtgtgtgtgtgtgtgtgggggggggtgcggcTACATAAGACTGGAAGACGGTGACTCAGCGTGAGAAAATGGTCGACCACTCCTAGAAAACGACTGCGTGCAGATACAACGTTCATATTGACTTCAGCGTCTCTGGGTGAGAACGTCAACAAGAGCAAGACGATATACAAGATGAAGATATCTTCTCCCTCAGGTTTACTAACCTTCAGCTAAGCCCTGCtggtcctcctccgcctcctccttctGACCCTGCTGTAtgtcccctccctgctccaggcCTTGTTGCATAGTGGGACTcttcccccgctcctcctcatCCGCCTGCGAGGCCCTCCGGGGGCCCTCCCCGACCGGGCCTTGCGTGGGCTCCTGGGTGCCCGCAGTGGAGCTTTGGGAGGTGGGGCGAGAGGGCCTGGCAGGCCCCtgactggtgctgctggtggcTGTGCTGAGTGGCTTCTCTACACTGTTCTGCTGGGGGCCCTGAGGGGCCTGGCTGGGTGTGGCAGTGTGGCTGTCTGGATTGTCCGCTGCGGTAGCGCTGGCAGGGCCCtcaggctggctgactgacccACGCGCGCTACCCGGGGCCTGGGGTGTGCTGGAGCCAGACGGCCCCTGGCCTGGGCTGGAGCACGACGCCTCCAGCTGGGTGACGGTCTGGACGGACTCTGTGGAGGCTCCGGAGGACTTGTCCAGGCGCAGGTCCTCCGAGGAGGCCTGCTCCTCCCGGATGGGGGACAGGTCCGACTCGGTGAACACGTCCTCTGAGAGGGAGCCCTCGATGCTGCGGTGGGCGGTGCTGCCGCTGGTATTTCCTGGTTCCCCCGGACGTGGCTCTGCCTGAGGAGGACCTGAGGTGGATGTGAGTGGCTCCAGGTTCCtgagtgtgtttgaatgtgtgtgtcaaggttgggggggggggggggacaaaacaGAGAACGGCAGAGAGGAGATTCAGTCAGCATCTCAATGAGAATACAGTCGATACTTTACAAGCCCGTTTCTCATCCTTGCCCGAAAGAGCCACAGCACATTCGTAACTTGCACACGATCTGCATGCCAAGAGCTTCCTTCACCTCCGGAGGGGGCGAGACACCACGCTGAACCCAGACTGGAATTCAGATCatttgcagcccccccccccccccccctacccctccctcccctctcaacaGGTTCCAAAGCCTGTTGAAAATATAAAAAAGGCCTTAGAAAGAAAGCACAGAGCGTCCCAGCTGTGTGTACACCACACGCGGGCTGCCACGGTGTTGGCACACACGGGCACTTTGTTGCTCAGCTGTGCGCCGCACTCACGACGTCGAGGCTCGACTGGGGCTGGGAACACAGCTGGGCCCACTCACACAACAgtcattacacatcacaataacTGCAACGCTGAAGCGGCCTTAACACACGCCGGCCCCCCGATCCTCCcatctcgctcacacacacacaaacacacacacaaacatatatccACACAGGCCTTGGGGAGAAGGGCGAAAGACTCTTCAAGGTGCTATAACGGTAAATTGAATCATAGCATCAATTGAACGCTATGGAATTGGTGGCAATCTGTGCCAAGAAAAAGAGGCCTTGGATTTTTAAAAGCCCAGACAGAGATCTGTGGGAGGTGTAGACTGAGCACAGCCGACAGAGCAGAATATCTCACATAAAGCAAATGGGTGAGCAATCCAAATGTGGGAGGCAGGACGTCTACTTCATTAGCCTTCCAGTAATTTCCGGTAATATCTTGGCATGGGACAGACAGAATTGGAAGTTTGGTGCTCTGGGAATCCTCGTGTGTCTAGCCAGGGTGAGAGGCGTTAAAAGTGCTCATGAGTTTGTGTCGGGGGGCTTGTTTGGGCGCTCTCTCTTACAGGGGTACGGCCTCTCGGACCTTGCGGTCGGTGACCTCCTTGTAGATGGCGGCGGACATGACCTCGTCCAGGGGGCACATGATGCCGTAGTCCTCGCAGCCGTGGGCCTGCACCAGGGGGTCCATCCTGTGGGGGTCGAACATGATGTTGTTGGGCGTCACCAGGAGCACGCCGCTCACTGCaccctttgggggggggggcaggaggggggacgacgagttggtggtggggggggggggggggcagagggagggcatgacgttgaagagagggagagaaggagggagggaatacagagaggaagggagggagaggtgggaggcaggaacagaggaagagaagggggtgacgaggggagagggatagggcaggagggaggaagggggtgagatgtaggaaagggatagagagatacaTGTCAGTTAAGGCATAGTAAAAAGACATCCCCCTGAGCACTGAGTGAACCGTACCCGAGGGGTTGAGAGAAGGGGGTCAGGTATCGGCTCACCTTGCCGTCTGTGATGTACTTGCAGTTGATCTTCAGGAACTTCTCCGTGagggcctcttcctcctcggagGTGGACGAGACCACGCGGGAATGGCGCAGggcggaggagagcggagggtgAGCCTCGGGCCTAGAGGGGCCATCGGagtcctggggggaggagggggaggggggagagagggaggggaggggggggtggccgggaggcagagagcagcaGTGTTCAGTGACACGGGGCGTTTTTTGCGTGCCGCTGAAATGACGTATTTCTGTGTTTTGCCAAAGCGGCACTGAACACGTCAGTGTGAAATCTACATCCACGAGTCCAAAATCTGTATCAACAGAAGTATCAACACAAGCCATAACACTAAGCTTCCCACTTAAGAGTTGGGAGCAACTAAATTACAAACTATTTGCGTCACGTCACAAATCCCACGCAAAATATTATGCTGCGGTCTGACTTGATTAAATAGTCATTATGCAAACACAAATTCAAGGCTCGATCCAGTGTTTTAAACCATCGACAAGTTTCTGTCTCCCTAGAATCAACTAATCAGTCCttgtctctaaacacacacacacagagatgcggAGGTGGCTTCTGCGCCGCGAAGCAATCACGTAAAAAAGCCGGTGCCATCCAACTAGGGCTCTAAATGAACGTTCTCCCTCGGTTAGAGACGATTAACTAGACCTAAATATTCCTCCGGAACGAAGGCACTGATTCGAATGCTTGTTCACAGCTGGACGCCTGGTCAGCATGACTTAAACAGGATCTGCTAGAGTCATGTTCAGGCTCTAATGAAACATTAGCTTACATCAAGCGCTACAGCAGAGGCCGCTcattcccctgtgtgtgtgtgtgtgtgtgtgtgtgtgagcgtacgtgtgtgtttgtgcctgtgtgtgcacagaAAAGATCCTGCTCAATTTTCTCATCAAACACACTGTGGATGAACATATAGTATCAAGCagtatagtacacacacacacgaggcacGTGCGTGTTTCCTGCATCGTGAGTGAGGTGAAAACATTCAGCCTCTGTTCCTATGTGTTTCTTTAGAGAGGACGCTAGCTAGCAAGAACAGCCAGACATGAGTCATGTGCTCCTTCAGTCATCCTTAATGGAAACTCAGCATTGGGCCCCAGATGGCGTGTTTGGTCAGGCTCGCTTGGTGGCTGGCTGGTCAGGGTGGCTGGCTGGTCAGGGTGGCTGGCTGGACAGGGTGGCTGGGTGGTTGGTtgactggggggctgggagaataggtggctggctgggtggcaggctggcaggctggctgggtggagggatgggtgggtaggtaggtagcaggctggctggctgggtggagggatgggtgggtaggtaggtaggtagcaggctgatggacaggagaggagaagtgtcataacagagaacagagaagagacaggagaaggtggctgagcggttagggaatcgggctagtaatctaaaggttgcaagttcgattcccggccgtgccaaatgacgttgtgtccttgggcaaggcacttcaccctacttgcctcaggggaatgtccctgtatttactgtaagtcgctctggataagagcgtctgctaaatgactgaatgaatgtgAATGTAAGAGGAAGAGGAATCTGCAGTGAgatatacacagagagagagggagagagacaccgagtgagtgagagatggatagagacacagagagtcataacacacaccagtcagccGTCTGCCCTCCTGACACCAACTCCCACACCTCCGTGTTTCCGTGTCCCAGTGCCTCCGACAGCCAGCCAGGAGCCTCTCACCTATACTGGCCCGATGCAGCAGCCCAGACACCCCCagacaggagaggctggggttgCCAGCCGCTGCAGCCACAACAAATCGGTCAGAGGCCAGCCACAGTAACAAGGCTGCCCTGTGAGAGCGGATCACATGAATGTTTCACTGGAAGACAGCATTGATAGGAACCCGACACGGAGCAGAGGCTGGGAAACAAAACAGGACTTTTAGAtgaaaacaaaagagagagagagagatagagagagggggggggggaggggggggggggaggcacatGACTTCAGTGAGGGAAGCTCGGTGGCTTATCCACTCCAGTTCAAAAGATTCCTCtcaagcttctctctctccccccccccccccccccccccccccttctccttccctctcgtcCACCCCTCGTCCGTCCAGACACTTTCCGAATgactcctgttctcctctggcCTCTGCTGCTGTGGTCCTGTGATCTTCCACAGCAGTGTGACAAGCAGCACCCCCttgcctgcccccctcccagggccagctccctgtgaggggggggggggctgagaggtCGAGAGGAGGACTATTTGCACAGACTGACCCAAAACTCCCTTTCCTACAAACTCACTTTCCTTGTACAAGACATAAGACTCTGGCCAAACCAGACTCAAAACAACGAGGTTGTCCATAGCTAGCATTTCATAACGGTTAGTCTCGACGTGTGTGCGCACcggtgaccacacacacacacacgcccgtcTGCCTGTTGTACCATCACACCCGGCTGAGAGCAGTCAGGCCAgggtgttgtgtggtggtgtgtcagCCAGCGAGCGAGCTAGCACAGCGCTGCCAGCTACGCCTCCCTCCCACAcggccccctccccaccaccaccaccaccactgtgGCTTCTGACACCCTGCCTCCGGTGCCCACACGGCTGCCAGAGTGTGGGGAACATCTCCCCCAGGTGGTGTGGAGGGGACCGTGGGAGAAGCACAGCT harbors:
- the oxr1a gene encoding oxidation resistance protein 1a (The sequence of the model RefSeq protein was modified relative to this genomic sequence to represent the inferred CDS: added 108 bases not found in genome assembly), translating into MNYILSFTGSSARAVRDAVSSRIWPTSSNQEVVQDSPSDQINTSARGDISYTYLKTDTGQKKTPERKDGRRMSFQRPKGTIEYTVESRDTLNSISLKFDTTPNELVQLNKLFSRAVVPGQVLYVPDPEYISSVGSSPSLSPVSPLSPTSSEADLEKVTDSDGPSRPEAHPPLSSALRHSRVVSSTSEEEEALTEKFLKINCKYITDGKGAVSGVLLVTPNNIMFDPHRMDPLVQAHGCEDYGIMCPLDEVMSAAIYKEVTDRKVREAVPLNLEPLTSTSGPPQAEPRPGEPGNTSGSTAHRSIEGSLSEDVFTESDLSPIREEQASSEDLRLDKSSGASTESVQTVTQLEASCSSPGQGPSGSSTPQAPGSARGSVSQPEGPASATAADNPDSHTATPSQAPQGPQQNSVEKPLSTATSSTSQGPARPSRPTSQSSTAGTQEPTQGPVGEGPRRASQADEEERGKSPTMQQGLEQGGDIQQGQKEEAEEDQQGLAEVSVGRRRHRTHKFLCLRVGKPMKKTFLSNASASMQQYAQRDKKHEYWFAVPQERSDHLYVFFIQWSPDMYGEGMGGAGGEPGFMVVKKNEDCETREEESITDFNVKEWEVVSLTEYHRRIDALNSEDLRSLCKRLQITTKEEVNSKHGTSIKTELEPETFRPNLSEPSDLLEADQIEKLAKNLPPRTVGYAWTLAFGTSKHGMSIKSLYRAMQGQDTPVLMVIKDSDGQVFGALASEPFKVSEGFYGTGETFLFSFSPEFEVYKWTGDNMFFMKGDMDSLAFGGGSGEFGLWLDGDLYHGRSHSCKTFGNPMLSKKEDFYVQDIEIWSFE